A window of the Gemmatimonadaceae bacterium genome harbors these coding sequences:
- a CDS encoding ATP-binding protein: protein MNSFGDFLDTPPGAADFGLGPADDAVDAQAAMDALGDGVAVVDAEWRLRYMNASWERILGVQRAAGLGQDFWALYPGFTVEPGAAMIRTSLADGATRRFDLETDVGGELRAYGVRVARDRTGCLVIAVSRAFAMLRSARDKALEERNEENESLRGLARQMSEVADSDALLSLLCDAAAIQCHGHGAAVLRTTETEAEIVSAVGIATQVTGLRFSLAGSLAQEAINSREVAMVEDFGQSDRPRARLLSRADVGPMLMAPLIAHDRVLGTLAVMRDVRSVPFTTREAQRLRVIADHAALALWKQQLYEQAQAGDAAKGRFLTTISHELRTPLTALTGYEELLSDQVMGPLSDTQLDVLARMRAVTEHLASMIEEVLAYASLEAGGEVVRPTDFLAGDLIVAAAAVTEPLARRKQITVACESSVEPIRMTSDVDKARQVLVNLTGNAVKFTDQGEVRLSVRRDADEVRFSVQDTGIGISADDLNRLFQPFAQLETGLTRRFGGTGLGLYISRRLAGLLGGRIDVESTPGVGSTFTLVLPREAPAWPA from the coding sequence GTGAACAGCTTCGGTGATTTCCTGGACACGCCTCCCGGCGCCGCGGACTTCGGTCTGGGACCGGCGGACGACGCGGTGGACGCGCAGGCGGCGATGGACGCGCTGGGCGACGGTGTGGCGGTGGTGGACGCCGAGTGGCGGCTGCGCTACATGAACGCGTCGTGGGAGCGCATTCTCGGCGTGCAACGCGCCGCGGGGCTCGGCCAGGACTTCTGGGCCCTGTATCCGGGGTTCACCGTGGAGCCCGGCGCGGCGATGATCCGGACGTCGCTCGCCGACGGGGCCACGCGGCGGTTCGACCTCGAGACCGACGTGGGCGGCGAATTGCGGGCCTACGGGGTGCGCGTCGCTCGCGACCGGACCGGCTGCCTGGTGATTGCCGTGTCGCGCGCCTTCGCCATGCTGCGGAGCGCGCGGGACAAGGCGCTCGAGGAGCGCAACGAGGAAAACGAGTCGTTGCGCGGGTTGGCGCGGCAGATGTCCGAAGTGGCCGATTCCGACGCGCTGCTGTCGCTGCTGTGCGACGCGGCGGCCATCCAGTGCCACGGCCACGGCGCGGCGGTGTTGCGCACCACGGAGACCGAGGCCGAGATCGTGTCGGCGGTGGGCATCGCCACGCAGGTGACCGGGCTCAGGTTCTCGCTCGCCGGTTCGCTGGCGCAGGAAGCGATCAACTCACGCGAAGTGGCGATGGTGGAGGACTTCGGCCAGTCCGACCGGCCGCGGGCCAGGCTGCTCTCTCGCGCCGACGTGGGCCCGATGCTCATGGCGCCGCTGATCGCGCACGATCGAGTGCTCGGGACGCTGGCCGTGATGCGCGACGTGCGGTCGGTGCCGTTCACGACGCGCGAGGCGCAGCGGCTGCGGGTGATCGCGGATCACGCGGCGCTGGCGCTGTGGAAGCAGCAGCTGTACGAGCAGGCGCAGGCCGGCGACGCCGCCAAGGGGCGGTTCCTGACCACGATCTCGCACGAACTGCGCACGCCGCTCACGGCCCTCACCGGCTACGAGGAACTCCTGTCGGATCAGGTGATGGGACCGCTCTCCGACACGCAGTTGGACGTGCTCGCGCGGATGCGGGCGGTGACGGAGCATCTGGCGTCGATGATCGAGGAAGTGCTGGCGTACGCGAGTCTGGAGGCTGGTGGAGAGGTGGTGCGGCCCACGGATTTCCTGGCCGGCGACCTGATCGTGGCGGCGGCGGCCGTGACGGAGCCGCTGGCGCGCCGCAAGCAGATCACGGTGGCCTGCGAGTCGTCGGTGGAGCCCATCCGCATGACGAGCGACGTGGACAAGGCGCGCCAGGTGCTGGTGAACCTCACCGGGAACGCGGTGAAGTTCACCGACCAGGGGGAGGTGCGGCTCTCCGTGCGGCGGGACGCCGACGAGGTGCGGTTCAGCGTGCAGGACACCGGCATCGGGATCTCGGCCGACGACCTCAACCGTCTGTTCCAGCCGTTCGCGCAGCTCGAGACCGGGCTCACCCGCCGCTTCGGAGGCACGGGCCTGGGACTCTATATCTCGCGCCGGCTGGCCGGCCTGCTGGGCGGGCGGATCGACGTCGAATCCACGCCCGGGGTGGGCTCGACGTTCACGCTGGTGCTGCCCCGTGAAGCTCCCGCCTGGCCCGCCTGA